ACCTCTGTTTCCTTTTGTAGAATAGAAGATATCAAATATTCTGTCTAAATTTTCTTCAGGTATACCACATCCATTATCTTCAACAACAACTTCTACAATATTCCTATCCGGAAGAAAAGATGTCTTTATTTTTATTATTCCTGTTAATTCTTTTACTGCATCAACAGCATTATCTATAAGATTTATAAGCATCCTTTCTATCCTTGAAGGGTCAATATATATCTCAGGGATATTCTTATCCAGATGTTCTATAACTCTTACTTTTTTTTCTTTCAATCTATCGCCCATAAGATAGATAGTATCTTTTATAATTTTATTTATATCTGCTGGAACAAGTTCTATTTCCCTCTCTCTTGAATAGTCCACCATAGAAAGCATAAGATTTTTCATTCTCTCATAACTGCTTTTGAGAACATTCCTTCCTTCTTTCAACATATCTGTATTACTGCTTTCTATCGCTATATCTATAAGTTCAACTCCGTTTTCAAGATTTGTAAGGATATTTTTTATATCATGTGAAAGACCACCTATGGTCTCTCCTATAGTTACAAGACGCTGGTTTTTAATAATATTATTAACCAGTTTCATATTACTAATAGCAAAACTTATCACCACAGTTCCTGAAATAACCAGTGTGCTTTCTTTTGAGTTAAATGTATCTTTCCCCTTCCTCCCAACTACTACAGCACCAAATCTTTCTCTCGTTGTTCTTAAAGGTGCTGCTATTATTGAAAAATATCTTCCATCCAATTTTGTTTTTTCTTTTAATATGCTCTCTCCTTTTCTAAAACACTCATATCCTATATCCTTAACAAGTCCCGGATTGAACTCCTTTTCAGAAGGATAGTGGTATGCCAGATGAAATGACTTTTTATCTGCGCCACAGAGAAAAACTTCTACAAAATATGGAGATATAAAATCTCTTATCTTATTACCTAACATCTGGACAAGTGTTACTTCATTCTCAACCTGTGCCATTTTCTCAGAAAGATGTTGCATAAACATCATCTCTGTAAAAAATGCTAAAGCCCCCTGTTCAACATCCTTCATTTCATCAAGAAGTATATTGACAAAGTCATCTATCTCCGGATTCTCTTTTTTATCCACTGCTATCTCTTCTATCTTTCTCATTAGAAAGTTAAATCCATCTATAAGTCCTGTCACTGGTTTAACAAGAACTTCAACAGTTCCTTTTATTGTTTTTAACGGCTTTACCATATACACTCCATTTTTATAAGACCATTTGATACAAAAAAGAAGTTTTTGTTGTCTCTGGTATATTCTTTATATTCTCCTCCTGCTTCCTGCAGGATAATTTTACCTGCTGATACATCCCATATGTTAAGTCCTACCTCAAAAAATAAGTCCGTCCTGCCTGATGCAACATAACATATATCCAGGGCTGCAGAACCCATCATCCTTACCTTCTTCACCTTATCAGCAATGTTGCAGAAAATTTTCAGTCCTGCTTCTATCTCTTCTCTCCCTTTCATTAAACCAAAACTTAATATAACATCTTTCATCCCTTCCGTTTTACTTACCTCAATTTTCCTCCCATTCAAAAAAGAACCTTTGTCTTTATACCCTGTAAACAACTCATCCCTGCAAAAATCATAGACAACACCAAAACCATCATCTTCCTTGATACAGGCAATAGAAACACAGCAGTGTGGAATTCCTCTATAATAATTAACTGTCCCATCTAAAGGGTCAATAATCCATATATATCCAGACCTGCCCCTTTCCTCTCCTTTTTCTTCTGATATATACCCATCCTCTGGAAAACTTTTTTCAATCCTATCAAGAATTATCCTTTCACTTTCCACATCCTGCTTTAGTTTTACATCATATTGAGTTATACTGGAGAGTTCTCCTCTGCCAAATTCTTTTCTTAATAAATATCCTGCCTCTTTAGCCATCTTTTTTGCTAATTCAAATCTTTCCTCCATTTATCCTCCATTAAATAAATAATTATACCCGAAATTACTATAATTACATAGAAATTCTATAGATTGGTCAGTTTTGAAAATACTAAAGGCAGGATTATTATCTACCTATCTTTTATGGATTATTTTCAAAAGTTGTCGTTCTTCATCTTCTGTAAGTTCGTTTATATCCTGTGCATTTTCCATTATAGTATGGTATATCTCTTTTGCCTTATCTATATCTACCCTTTTTCCTGCTTCAGCCCAGTTATTAAACATCTCCCTGCTCCATAAGGACGGTTCCCACATCTCTTTCCTGAAATATTGAGCGGTATGGAGATGATTAATAAACAGACCTCCTGGTCCAACCTCTTTTATAACCTCAAACCCTATCGTCTCTCCACTCACTTCACTTCCTTTTATAATTCTTTTAAGTGCTCCTACAAGTTCATTATCCAATATCATCTGTATGGGAGAATATACCTGGTCAAGAGAAAGTAATCCTGCATCAAGTAGTGTATCCGCACCTGAAAGTATTGCAGATAAGGTGGTCATCGTCTTCTGGCAACCTGCTTCCCAGCAGGGCACTTTCGCGTCCGCTAATCCTGTCTGGACATTACATCCCACACCATAATACCTCGCCATAGAAGATATCAATAAATTTCCTAGTACTATCTCAGGTCTACTATAAGGTCTTATCATCGTGCGCATATCAACAACAGATATCATCGCTCCGAGATATAAACGTTCTACTCCGTAACATGCTTTTATAATAAGTCCTATTGCTATCTCTTCTGCAATATTAATTGCAACTAAACCTGGTACGGTTACAGGAGCAGATAGACCTGCCGTTGTCATATGTGTAATATAAAGTGGATATCCTTTCTGCCACCACCAGGCAAATTGTTCTGCTTCCTCTTTGCTTATCTTTAAAGGAGACATCATAAATATTCCTCCATTAAAGACCTCATGAGGTTTCTTTCCTTTCATCTCCGCATATGCGCAATATAACTCTTCTAAGTGTTCTGCTGATTCAAAGGGATAAAGAATACCTGAAGGAGAAAGACCATATTTCCAGCAATAAAAACGTTCATATAACGGTGCCAGATCAGGGGAAGGCGACCAGGGATATCCAGTAAGAAAACATTCTGTTATCTCTGGAAGATGTTTTGCAAGTTTAAAGTAGGGCTCAAGATGAGAACTATCCAGTGGAACAAATTCATTATTATCAGGATTAATATACCAGCCAGGACCAAAAACTCCACATCTTCCCCAAAAATTAGATCTGCGGGTATCCCAGTTTTCTTTTGGAACATGGGAAAGAAACTCTTCTACCATTTTTTCAGGGAAATAAACACGCATATTCTTTTTATCTA
The window above is part of the bacterium genome. Proteins encoded here:
- a CDS encoding inositol monophosphatase, with translation MEERFELAKKMAKEAGYLLRKEFGRGELSSITQYDVKLKQDVESERIILDRIEKSFPEDGYISEEKGEERGRSGYIWIIDPLDGTVNYYRGIPHCCVSIACIKEDDGFGVVYDFCRDELFTGYKDKGSFLNGRKIEVSKTEGMKDVILSFGLMKGREEIEAGLKIFCNIADKVKKVRMMGSAALDICYVASGRTDLFFEVGLNIWDVSAGKIILQEAGGEYKEYTRDNKNFFFVSNGLIKMECIW
- a CDS encoding ATP-binding protein codes for the protein MVKPLKTIKGTVEVLVKPVTGLIDGFNFLMRKIEEIAVDKKENPEIDDFVNILLDEMKDVEQGALAFFTEMMFMQHLSEKMAQVENEVTLVQMLGNKIRDFISPYFVEVFLCGADKKSFHLAYHYPSEKEFNPGLVKDIGYECFRKGESILKEKTKLDGRYFSIIAAPLRTTRERFGAVVVGRKGKDTFNSKESTLVISGTVVISFAISNMKLVNNIIKNQRLVTIGETIGGLSHDIKNILTNLENGVELIDIAIESSNTDMLKEGRNVLKSSYERMKNLMLSMVDYSREREIELVPADINKIIKDTIYLMGDRLKEKKVRVIEHLDKNIPEIYIDPSRIERMLINLIDNAVDAVKELTGIIKIKTSFLPDRNIVEVVVEDNGCGIPEENLDRIFDIFYSTKGNRGTGFGLAVVQKVVKEHNGDINVKSKVGKGTVFTIRIPVKRKGG
- a CDS encoding trimethylamine methyltransferase family protein — translated: MFTLKDCEDLHREILKILSEVGIEIGNENILDALSGIGARVDKKNMRVYFPEKMVEEFLSHVPKENWDTRRSNFWGRCGVFGPGWYINPDNNEFVPLDSSHLEPYFKLAKHLPEITECFLTGYPWSPSPDLAPLYERFYCWKYGLSPSGILYPFESAEHLEELYCAYAEMKGKKPHEVFNGGIFMMSPLKISKEEAEQFAWWWQKGYPLYITHMTTAGLSAPVTVPGLVAINIAEEIAIGLIIKACYGVERLYLGAMISVVDMRTMIRPYSRPEIVLGNLLISSMARYYGVGCNVQTGLADAKVPCWEAGCQKTMTTLSAILSGADTLLDAGLLSLDQVYSPIQMILDNELVGALKRIIKGSEVSGETIGFEVIKEVGPGGLFINHLHTAQYFRKEMWEPSLWSREMFNNWAEAGKRVDIDKAKEIYHTIMENAQDINELTEDEERQLLKIIHKR